GAATCTGAGCTTCTGTTCTGATATTTACTTAAATGGTAGTTAAAAACCAACATGATCATAGATTTGTGTGTCAGGTTACAGCAATCGAAAAGGGAAACGACAAGCCCAAACTACACCACAGCATGGCACATGCCAATAGTTGTGACGTCAGTTTTGGCGAATGCTGCTGTTTGCAAAAGTAACAATGGTGAGAACAAACTAGGTTTGAAGGTATGCTGTGACAGACACATCAACACACCTGACTCTCCTCAGATCAAATACCAAACATGCCCTTCTAATTAGGGTTAAACCTTTAGAGTACATCATCATTCCCCAATGAACAAGTGTAACATATCTAGATGCTAAACTCCAATTATATTCTTGTGCTGCAGTAATACATTTCAAATGTGAGTTGTCTGACTGAAATGTTGCTAGGCTAGATTTTTTTTAGAACCTAAGCCTGCTATTAACTAAGCTACTTAGTAGCACTGCAACCACAGAAACAGGTAAGTTTCgccatcaattacacaaaaTGCATGAAACAACTTGACTtgctactttttcctacttcaaaaataaagaaaacaactttAAAACTGACAGATTTTCTTAagtattacattacagtgacaGTGAGAAATCCAACACATTAATTATACCCTCTGACATGCACAAAACACTGTGGTCCTTTCTCCTACCTTGCTGTCTAGTTTCTTCATCGTGACCAGATCAAGGGATTTGAGTGAATGGCCTGAGGGGGAAATGAAGTAAAGGCAGGCATGGACTCGTGAGTCATGGTAGTTGTGAAGAGAACGCTTGATTTTTAGCTCCTCCTGGAGATAACTCTCAAATTGCCTGTCAATGTAGTCCACCACAGGCTGGTagctaaaacacatacataAAGTGATCATCAGTAACTGGCAAGTTCACAATGACAGTAAAATCACTTCACGGCAGTCACAATCCTCCAACATTAATAACCTACTCAGCTGTTCCTCGTACCTCTCTTGTTTATTCATCTGGTCTCCAAAGCCAACTGTGTTGACCACAGTGAGACGTAGTCTAACGTTACTCTCCTGCAGATCATACGTTTGAGCCCGGAGCTTCACCTGAGGTTCAAAGTGGGATGACTCAAAGTTCTCAAAGTTGGTATTAAATAGCGTGTCCATCAGTGTAGACTTGCCTATACCCGTCTCACCTAGGGGCACAAAAGAGAAGTATGATGCAATCTTTAGTAACTGAACTTGAAACAGaaacttttcagcacaattttatTGTAACTGCCCAAAAGTCAGATTTATCCAGCAATTAAACTGTGGTCACAATGAATTCTAGCTAAGTGTGCAGGAGCTTTAACATCAGGCATGCCTGACTAAGAGCTGCAAACTGAAATCATTAACTGAATGTTTGTATGCAAAATAAAACTTAGCAATGCATTTCTATTACTATTTAATGACGGACAAACTACCTACATTTTATAAAGGCAATAAAAGTTTCTGAGAGAGTCTATGTTCTGTTATTCCTGTCAATTTGTTCAACAAAAATGTCCATTACTCCTGCCTAAATGACatgacaaataataaaaaaatgtcttaattttatcctaaatatgaaaaaaaaataaaataaaaaaaaaattagctcaTCATCAATGGCAAAAAAGAAACTCTGCATAATGTATGCAGAGTTTCATCTATGTATCTATGTGTGAGCGACACAGTACCGATGCAGAGAATATTAAAGCAGAAGCCCTGGCAGATGGACTTGTTGACAAGCTGGTCAGGAAGGCTGTCAAAGCCCACATGGCCAGCAAGAGACAAGGACCGGACTCCTTTATCCTGTGGAATAAATTTAACAGAAAAAGCTGGGTTGTAACATTATGATGCTTTTTCCTCTCTTATTTCACAAAATATTGCacttacacacaaacagaatcACATATTGCACCGAGTAGTCTAGTCCAGCCAAGATGTTTAcgtatttttgtctttattctTTGCCTCATTCGATAAATCTGGTTTTTAAAGCCTGTGTGTGGGCCAAAGAGGCACAAAAGCGGTCAGAAGACGTTAAATAGGTGGATTTATCTTACTGTCCTAACTTCCAAAAGCCTGAGATAACTTTAAATATCACCGTCGTCCACTTCCTCAGACCTTCTCCAGTCTGAACTAATGAAACATCCCGAGTGTAGGTGGTCAGCACTGATTTAGATATGCTATGATTAAGAACCTTTAATAACTCTGTGGGCGGTGCTGTGCTTTATTTCTGAATCCTTGTCATTGCTCGAAGTCAATACGCCAACTTTCATTCAGATTTGTGAGGGCTAATAATCAATGATATTTGTGTTGCAAAGCTCCCGCAACGTACAAATACTTGTGGCAGGCACGAATTGCACACATACTTTCAAAACCTTATCACGGAGCTAATGTAAATGATTCTATGAAACTAATGTAGCACTGCTAGTGTAGCGTTAGCCAGCTAGCGGACTCTCACCCGTTTACCGTAGCGAAAGGCTTAGCTGGGAATCTTTTTCAACAAAGGTTCAGTACTTGTGTTGATAGCACATGATAAATATGCTGTCGAGTTTTGAACTTTGCTCCGTTTaaacttgaatgttttccataACTGTAATAACTGAAAGTTTTCAGGCTAGGAGCTAACTTAATGATAGCCTCGGACACTCCCTGCTCAACTGTCTAGAAAGAAGTTAATTGTCGACAACGcatagtaaaaaaacaaaattaaaataaaaatactaacCGGCTGCCGTGCAACATCCGAAGAAGCCATAACTTAAGATAGGTCGTAAACAGATTcagaaataactttaaaaaaataaaaaaaacctagaAAAGGATCGACTTCTTTCTCAAAGAATCTCGCTTAGTACCGCCCTACTGCTTTCGACAACTGGACAGACAAGACCATTAAAGACAATGTAGTAATGGGACGATTTCTAAGTTTGTTTTATATCGACAGTCATGCTCAAGTTATGGCAACTTTTGTGAAGGCTGCACTATTTAAATGTTCTACCGGATGTGatttacaaaaatataaaaataagatAGAGCtgaaaagcaagaaaaacatTATGCAGTAATAAAATCGTCCCCCTTTTTTAATAATGGTACAGCGCAATTTAATTTTCCCAGTGCTTACTTTGGGGACTGTTAGCGTCGACTCGACATAGCTGTTGTTACATATCATTcgacaaacaaaacattaaagtgTATGAAGTCAGATTTTTGGAggtgtgataataatgaaattatgaaatgaaaaatcattatatattatattaatttaaaaCGGTTCTATATATGATCTGCTGTATATAGCTATGGGAAAATGCATGCAAGACCTACTAACTAATCCGGTTTATATGCTATAGATGAAGAAAGCTAAAGCAATTATAAATAGATTACAGATTATCAGGTTATTATGAACAAGCCATTAGAATATTCATTAAATTGCATGCCTTAAAATTCTACTCTTTCATTGAGCCCCGACTGCACCGATATTGTACAAAGCACAAACAAATCTGCTTCTAAACTGTATTTGGAGGTTTTAAATTAGAGCGAAAGCATGTGaactaagaataaaaaaatatctttaaaaaagcaAGGGTCCggataatttaaaaacaaatacaaggtGTATAGGTAAAtgtgagtaactgtgatgaGGAATTAAGATTGTTCTGTTCattatgtaattttaaaaacagttcAAAAATCAGATCGCAAACTAATATAAAAATGCGGAACAGAATGATTTCCATTgtttaaaagaaacatttgtttttgtcatggttctgtttcttttccttaTATTGTATtatcttttgtgtttgtttggttgaAATGTTAATAGAAAAGCGTTGCCGTTTTGAATGCGctctatgtaaaaaaaaaaaaaaaaaatgtagaggTTTAATAAGCTTAAAGGTTCTATTTGCACCTTTTAGGTCAATAATTTGTGCTCGTCCCCTTGAATGTACTTCTTGGCTGTCATGGTGTATTTGTTTACTCAAATAACCtcctgtgtttgttgttttgtaaaATGTTAATAAGGACTGAAAGATCAAGTTCTGCGGTGtattagttttattatttttctttgtgagGTAAATGTTTTAGGATCAGAATCATCTTAATCTGGGCaggtttttgcacaaatacaaGGAGATTGAGTCCGGTTTCCTCATTGCATGCAAAAAGAAACGTgttaaaagaaattattttaaatagacAGTATATAAAAAGGCATATATATTTACAAGGAGAACATGAATACAAGGAGAAGATAAAAAAGTAAGAAACATTTAAGTTACAGAGcataatacaaattataacaaaCTACAACTGGGCATAAATGAAAGCAGTAAATAGGATGAACATAATGCAACCTGGATGAACCTTGGATATTAATTTTAATAGTTCAAATTGTGCAGTGCAATTATTATTAATACTGTGAGTGTGTTGACCGGAAACAATGtgcattttattatatattatgtatACGCAGTATTTATGGTCACTTTTAAATAATTAGTCGTCTGGGAAGCCTGCGTTTCCGATGAGCACTGGAACGCAACATGATTCTTGCCCCTCGCCTGTGAGACGATGTGAGCGCCCCCTGTCTGACAGAGCTAAACACTGGTCTTCccatggaggagaggaggaggccAGAGAAGAAGATGCTGTCATCCTCTCCTTAAGCGAATGAGCGCGTTAATGGGCTCATTTTTAAACCTTCTTGCGCAAATAAGCCGGTGATCTTTGCGCTCTGTTTGAGTCGTTCAGGACgaggacgatgatgatgatggcgtCCAGCTGCACAGTGCAAGCCGTGCAGGAGTTCCTGTcggagagaggagggagggtCCAACAGATGGAGCTGATCGATCATTTCCTATCGCTGAATGAACAGTCGAAGGAAGGGGTGGATCGCGAAGCGCTGAAAAGCATCGTTGACAGCGTGGGTTTCGTGAAGGTGGAAAACGGCGTGAAATTTGTGTGTTTGAACAGTGAAGGCAGCGGGGCGTCGGTGATGCGTACGGACGTAGATGGCCACGATGGTGCGGAGTGCAATGGCAACATCCAAGAGACGCTGGACAACAACTGTGTCAACGGCAATCATGATAAGGGCGACCAAACAGGTGAGGACGACGGATCCATTGTGTTTGCGTGATTTTTACGCACGTGTTTCATCCATGAATTGCTTTCTTACGTTTAACGTAGGCTGTTTTGTCTgtatttttgtttatgtgtggtCTACTTGTTTATTTGTCAAAACGACAAAACCAGTCGTTTAGTCTGTTGAGTAATACAGCACGAATAAATAGAAGGTTTGGcagttattttgttgtttttacggGCCAATATACGcatactgctttttttttttttatttcaccgtACAAAATAGTGTTTGATTAAATTTAATTTGGAATCATTTCCtgccaaaaaacacaaaatcccTAAGGTTCAGGATACTAATGACAccaatgagaaaaaaaacaacaacaacctgttAAATTCTGCAGCATGTGATCAAAAGTCTGCATGAAGTTGAatgaacacacaaaacaattaaTGGTCTTACAGGGGTCCACTTTCCACTGGACAATGACAAACAGACAAATGGGAATGAGAAACCTGCAACCCCATCCCAGAGCAAGACCAGCACAGGAGTTCCTACCCCTGGTGGAGGGGGTGAAGTGAAGCTGAGAGATAGAAGGAGGCGAGAGTCAGCTCCAGTTCTTGGGATGCCAGATCTCGACCAGGCCCAACCCGGAGGATCTCATAACCAGCAGACTAGAGGGGCACGCAGGGTGTCTAAAGGGTCACAGCGGGCCATGCTGACCAGCTGCCTGTCTGAAGACAGTGCTCTGGAGGGACTGGACCATATAGGAGATATCCAAACACCCAAAGGAAGTCGCAGGAACTTCATAGAGCTGATGATGAGTAGTTCTCCTCAGGTAGGACGCAGTgctttttattatcattaagTATTTGTTGCTTttgccctttttcttttttttttctttgaatggCAGCTTTCTGTAGCAAGTAACAATGTGTTGGGAATTTCTAAATGTCTGCATTTTGtgctgtgacacaaaaatcttAACAAAAGCCACGGCTATTGTATGTTCTGTCAGGTGCGGAGATCTCTGATCAACCGTGGCTCACGCCTCCGGGACTCAGTAAAGAGCGAAGGCGACTCGGCGTCACTCATCTCCTCAGCCACTGACGAGGACTGCGCCTCAGTAACCCTGGACCCTCTAGAGCACGAGTGGATGCTGTGCGCCTCAGACGGCCTGTGGGACAGCCTTCAGCCCCTGCTTGCTGTCGAACCCAGCCTGGTGACCAAGAGAGACTTTGTGACTGGTTTTACCTGCCTCCACTGGGCAGCTAAGCAGGGCAAAGCTGAGCTGCTGTCTCAGCTGCTCACCTTTGCCAAAGAGAACACTATAcctgtgaatgtgaatgtgagatCAAGTGCTGGTTACACACCGCTGCACCTGGCCGCCATGCATGGACACACCCAGGTGGGTTGCAGGGAGTAGTATCATGTGTTACATCTGCTCAGTGAAGCAGTACGTAATTACCTACACTTTATCTGCCCAGGCTAGAAACATTAGCTCAAAACAAGTTAGCTGAACTATGGTTGTAGACAAAAGTTTAAACACACTCATCATGGGTGGTAATTTGGGTTTTTAAAGGATTtctttgaatctttttttttccaggatgGAATGATTCTACAGCATATATTGTTAATGACAAAAGCACAAGTTTGGGCTTATTTTAGATATTCTGTAATCCACATAGTGCCAAAAGTGTAGGTGTCAAACATGCACTAATATTTGGTTCAATATTCCTTAGCAAGTTGCACCTGAACCAAATGTTTTAGTAGCCATCAACAAGTTTCtggctggatatttgaccaCTCCTGTGCAGAGTTGATTCATTTAGGCCTATTACAGGTCAGGGCTTTGGGAAAAACATACCAGAAGCTTAATGTTAGGCTGCTTTATTCCTTCTAGTTTTTATATGGGTTTGGGATTATTGCCCTGTTGCAACACCCAGTTGTGCACAAGTTTCAAATGTCtagttgttgatttttttttaataataataataattattattattttgccaTTTTGGCCTTTATTGGATAGAGACAGTGTAGACAGACAGGAAAgtggggagagagaggggaaaaaaatgagcaAAGGGCCATGGGTCAGACTTGAACCCGGGCTGCTACATGGTCGCCTTCTAATATCCAGAAAACGAGACATCTCATGTTTGCATGTGATGTGTTTGCATTGACAGGTGGTTCGTGTCCTGCTGTCAGACTGGGATGCAGACCCTGAAACTCGAGATTACAGTGGGAGGAGACCAATGCAGTACCTGTCCCCACCGCTGGCCGCTGATCTGCTGGAAGAAGGAGTGGTTACCTCACCGGGACCTGAGTCAGACAGTGAGAACAACAACAGTGGCAGCGGCGGAGGTCGGGGTTGGAGATTTTCCAAAGTCTTCCAAGGGAATCTGAACCCGCTCCGGTTGCTGAATTCACCAACAGAGGCATCAGAAGATGGAACGGGGAACTGGAAGAGTAAAGGGGGGATGCAGAGGAAGACGTCTTTGAGCCGACTGAATGCCCGGCTGCACCGAGGACGCCACAGAGCCCAGATCATCCACAGCGCCTCCTTCAGGGACACAGGAGAGGTGGGAAGAGGAGAGGAGCTACAGAGCAGTCCTCTTCGAACGAGACCACTGTCCAACCTGTTTGGATAAATCGACACCACTCTAAGCCAGCGACACAGAGCTGTACACCATTCCCAGGTGGTTTTATTTGTAGCTTAGGTACCTTTTATTATCTGACAGGTCAGATATTTTAGTGACAAAATATAACAGTGCAGAAACTAACACATTTTACAAAATTATGTTTTCTAAAAttctagtttagttttgttcCTATTGCAGTTATTGTTTGTCACTGAGAGAAGGGTACAGTCACGTGACAGTTTATTTGCCTTGGCTAGACTGTGAATTCTCTCAAACTTgattttgttttgactttttttcgCCCTCTATTTAATTTGGACAACTAACATCACACTGGGTGTCCTAGTTTAAATATGTTACAGTACAGTTATGttcataaaaatgcaaatgcaaCAAGCAGTATTGTAGAAAGTTCTCACTTTGAAGCACTTTGGTTTGTTTCCTCACCGTGTTTCTGTTTGCAGAGTAATATATTTACACACACTATTAGTCTGAAATTAGATGGTGCTGAAGTTTTTTTTAGTACATTCCTGTAATgtgaacaaatatttttttattttttaaagtggcaGATTTTAATATTCAGACAGTTGTAATCGCAGATTTTTTATAAGAAGCAACAGTGTACAGTCATCATGTTTGCACttgtcactttttaaaattggTAGTAGAAAAATCCATTTGGGTCCCAGATCATATCTATGTTTTAAAATTCTAGGCATAACATCAAAAGAGGATCAGATTTTTACCCGTTTAAATGCACAGTTAACTGATATTCAAAAGGGGCTTGGTAAGTTATTTCTCTAccagtttttgtttatttaaaggtGGAACCAAAAAGAGTCAGGTTCACTAATGGGGAGATTTTGCTAAGAACTGTTTAATTGTTTCCAATTAGTTATACAAAAACACAGATTAGTAGAAGCACAGTCACATACTTTATATACATTTTTCTACTGCCGATAACGTACCTCAAATTTTCTGAAGCTAATTCACTTGTTTCTACATTGCTTTGTGTGTGGCGTGTATGCAAATGTTCAGACACTGATATTTAGATATTGCTCTCTGAATGTCAGTTGCGGAGTTTTACTGTGTTATCTGACATTTCATTTCTATATTTACTCTAAAAATGTGACACAGGATTCATTGGTTCATAAGGGTAAAGGTTCAGGCAACCACAGTCACAGATATCCGCCGGAAACAACTACATCATATGAAACTGAGACAAAGTCAATATTGTTCCCATATATTAGTCTGACCTTGCATGCACGCTGTCATCTATTCATCAAGCTCTGTTTTCTCTAAGGACTCTGGCCAGAATGTGCCGTAGGTTTAGCAGTGATTTCTCAAGTGGTTTCCCAAATATGTGAACCTTTCTTCCTCCCGAATTTCATGAATGTTCTGTTACTAATTTGTAGCATTTGTACTTTTATCACGGGGATTCGTGTCATTGTATGTCTTGACACTTTTGATGTAGAATTTTATGTCATTTTCTCAGCGGCATGAGTAGAGGAAATGGAAATGCAGCACACTGTTGATTCTTATGTCTGTATAAAGAAAATCTGTTTTCATTGTAAAATGCTGTGAAGTGATTGTGTGGTGTGAAATCACTGTTAACGAGCCACTTTTGTTTTTGGATTAATGTCTTTATCCATAAATGTGAAATAaagaagttttgtttttatttacataaacTAAAGTTTTTAAGTCTGTCGACTACACTGTATTGTCCCATTGATGCAAGAGAAAGATTGTATAAAGAAACGGCCTTGGTAATAATGAGAAggtttaaaatgtaaagagcagctgtgaatACTCATGTTAATGTCACCAGAATAGATTAAAAATACAATTGAAGCGAGTCGCTTCATCCGCTGTTCCTGCTGACACCAGCTGATTGTCCTTGCCTGTTGATGCTGAATAATTGATGATCTGACGACCCCAGCTTTGCTCTGGCATTTACAGTATATCCACAACTTCCTGCCCACATAGCCCACCAGACAGATTAACATCCAGTTCTTATTTTGCACCTCTTGTTATACAGACTGACCAAAAGTCAACATTGCTGCTGTTGGGATATAAACTCTATTTAATCCATTTTTGCAAATACTTTAAAATCagattttatgttgtttatcTTAATATACTTAAAAGAACCTAAGAGGACAAGCAGTTTTGTGTTTCCCTGTTATGTTATTTTTGCCATTGGTTAGAGAAAGTAAACAGAGTATAGGGTACAGAGAAATTTAATGCCCACAAGCTTTCATATGTGTGTGGGGGTTACGATACATTTCTCAGTGCCTGAGCCTGAACAGATTACTACAGATCTGGCAATCCTCTTGTTGCTCTGATGTCCTTCTGGCACCCTGTCTGTTCTCTGCTTCGTGTTTCCCAGATCAAACCAACCATATAAAAGCTGGATTACATGTAAACAGTCACAATGTATCACACAATATGCTTCTTATATAAAACTGAATGCTGTCAAGTCAGCTCCTTTGATGATTCTGTAATCTCTGGGGTTTCCCTGATCTAGAAGTCAAATAAGGATTTATAGTGGTCAGAAgtgatgtgctttttttttggcTATGTAGAATCCAGATTTGCCTTAGGCAGGCTGTCTATTAAATAACTGCTGATCGGGACAGGATAGAGAGCCTTTTTGACTGCAGTAACTGACCTACATGCACAGTGAAGGGAGTAATGCCTATTATGCAAATTCCTCTGCCATCCTTTCAGGGAAACTGTGCCAACTTTTTAGCCTGGGGCCTCCACTGTTGGACCAATCCAAGTCCGGTCCATTTTTATCTCACACAGTTACCACAGTGATGATGGCTTTCAGACAAACCCTAATGAGTCACAAACAGTGCCAAATAGACATCAAGTGAGTAACAAATTTGTACTGTCATCAGAGTGTTGTTTGTCTTGTGGCAGATATAAAAAAGTACAGTGAATCCAGCCTGAACCCTTTTTTGATACTGATCAACATTTTTTTGCATAAACTATATCAGTGATTTactaataaataatgaaattgaGGGCGATTACAATTATTGCCAAAGTTTCTATCATGTATTAATTATGTGTGTTCTGAAATATATAGCAGGGTGTgtgttctttctctttttaaatactgctaatatatatgtatctataaaaCTTGGTTATTTACACCAAAAGTCT
This DNA window, taken from Oreochromis niloticus isolate F11D_XX linkage group LG16, O_niloticus_UMD_NMBU, whole genome shotgun sequence, encodes the following:
- the sowahca gene encoding ankyrin repeat domain-containing protein SOWAHC; translation: MMMMASSCTVQAVQEFLSERGGRVQQMELIDHFLSLNEQSKEGVDREALKSIVDSVGFVKVENGVKFVCLNSEGSGASVMRTDVDGHDGAECNGNIQETLDNNCVNGNHDKGDQTGVHFPLDNDKQTNGNEKPATPSQSKTSTGVPTPGGGGEVKLRDRRRRESAPVLGMPDLDQAQPGGSHNQQTRGARRVSKGSQRAMLTSCLSEDSALEGLDHIGDIQTPKGSRRNFIELMMSSSPQVRRSLINRGSRLRDSVKSEGDSASLISSATDEDCASVTLDPLEHEWMLCASDGLWDSLQPLLAVEPSLVTKRDFVTGFTCLHWAAKQGKAELLSQLLTFAKENTIPVNVNVRSSAGYTPLHLAAMHGHTQVVRVLLSDWDADPETRDYSGRRPMQYLSPPLAADLLEEGVVTSPGPESDSENNNSGSGGGRGWRFSKVFQGNLNPLRLLNSPTEASEDGTGNWKSKGGMQRKTSLSRLNARLHRGRHRAQIIHSASFRDTGEVGRGEELQSSPLRTRPLSNLFG